From a region of the Methanolobus tindarius DSM 2278 genome:
- the feoB gene encoding ferrous iron transport protein B, translating into MTEKITVALAGNPNVGKTSIFNAITGSKQHVGNWPGVTVERKIGKKVHNDVMMEIVDLPGTYSLTAYSLDEIIARDFIIEEKPDVVVQVIDATNLERNMYLTTQLMELGVRLVIALNMTDLALAKGDNIDEKKMQEFLEVPVISTIGSKGNGIEGLLDAVTDELHKTRVTENVFNYDDQIEENVEKLGVILDSDPYFAHYPSRWFSLKLLEGDENIIKKARESDSYPEIQKILNQTDAETLEAKVADQRYKTIQTMLKQVCNINTCRLTGSDMVDRVVTNKVLGIPIFLSLMWAAFEVTFTFGTPFMNIIDIFFGWMAETATNVIPVPWMASLIGEGMIAGVGSVIIFLPNILLLFFMISLMEDSGYMSRAAFIMDKVMSKFGLHGKSFIPLVMGFGCNVPAIMATRTIEDTRDRLITILIAPFVSCGARLPVYVLLAGAFFGHDAGVVIFGLYALGILVAILSAKLMRSTILQGEDTPFIMELPSYKLPTLKGSLIHMWERGKIYLKKAGTIILIGVVGVWLLASIPAPGSSGTFASEEVYGTTESVIGMIGQILEPLVAPLGFDWKIAVALVFGIVAKEIVVGSMGVLYGVGEDEESLSNILAAGAMTPLAALGLMVFTLLYVPCFACIGVIKRETGSWKWTLFQLVYGTTLAWVFAFVIYQVGTRMGLLA; encoded by the coding sequence ATGACAGAAAAAATTACTGTTGCACTTGCCGGGAACCCGAATGTTGGAAAGACTTCAATATTCAACGCAATAACGGGTTCAAAACAGCACGTGGGCAACTGGCCCGGCGTTACGGTGGAACGCAAGATCGGAAAAAAAGTGCACAACGATGTGATGATGGAGATTGTTGACCTCCCTGGAACATACAGTCTTACAGCATACTCGCTTGACGAGATTATTGCCCGTGATTTTATTATTGAAGAGAAGCCGGACGTTGTGGTGCAGGTCATTGACGCAACAAACCTTGAGAGGAACATGTACCTCACGACCCAGTTGATGGAACTTGGAGTCCGGCTTGTGATTGCGCTCAATATGACAGACCTTGCACTTGCAAAAGGTGACAATATTGATGAAAAGAAGATGCAGGAATTTTTAGAAGTTCCGGTTATATCCACGATAGGAAGCAAGGGAAATGGAATTGAAGGACTTCTTGATGCAGTCACAGACGAATTACACAAAACAAGGGTTACAGAGAATGTATTCAACTACGACGATCAGATTGAAGAAAATGTTGAGAAACTAGGAGTTATTCTTGACAGTGACCCGTATTTTGCACATTATCCTTCACGATGGTTCAGTTTAAAGTTGCTTGAGGGCGACGAGAATATAATCAAAAAAGCAAGGGAGAGTGATAGTTACCCGGAAATACAAAAAATACTGAATCAAACCGATGCTGAAACTCTTGAAGCAAAGGTAGCAGACCAGAGATACAAGACTATACAGACAATGCTGAAACAGGTATGTAACATCAATACATGCCGTCTCACCGGATCTGACATGGTGGACAGAGTAGTAACAAACAAAGTACTGGGAATACCGATTTTCCTGTCGCTCATGTGGGCAGCTTTTGAAGTTACTTTCACATTTGGAACCCCATTCATGAATATAATCGATATATTCTTCGGATGGATGGCAGAAACAGCAACAAACGTAATTCCTGTCCCGTGGATGGCATCCCTTATCGGAGAAGGAATGATCGCAGGTGTAGGTTCAGTGATCATTTTCCTTCCAAACATCCTCCTGCTCTTCTTCATGATTTCTCTTATGGAAGACAGCGGTTACATGTCCAGAGCCGCATTCATAATGGATAAAGTCATGAGCAAGTTCGGGCTTCACGGCAAATCTTTCATACCCCTTGTAATGGGATTCGGATGTAACGTGCCTGCCATTATGGCTACCCGTACCATCGAAGACACCAGAGACAGGCTCATCACCATCCTGATAGCTCCTTTTGTGTCCTGTGGAGCAAGGCTTCCGGTTTATGTTCTCCTGGCCGGGGCTTTCTTCGGACATGACGCAGGAGTAGTCATATTCGGTCTGTATGCTCTTGGAATCCTGGTTGCCATATTAAGTGCAAAACTCATGCGCAGTACCATTCTGCAGGGCGAAGATACACCTTTCATCATGGAACTCCCGTCATATAAGTTACCAACTCTCAAAGGAAGTCTTATCCACATGTGGGAGCGAGGAAAGATATACCTCAAGAAAGCCGGTACAATCATTCTGATCGGTGTGGTCGGTGTATGGTTACTGGCATCAATTCCTGCTCCCGGAAGCAGTGGAACATTCGCGTCCGAAGAGGTGTATGGCACAACAGAATCCGTAATCGGAATGATAGGGCAGATACTCGAACCTCTTGTCGCACCACTTGGATTTGACTGGAAGATCGCGGTGGCACTGGTCTTCGGTATTGTGGCAAAAGAAATTGTAGTCGGGTCCATGGGTGTACTTTACGGAGTCGGTGAAGACGAAGAGAGTCTCTCAAACATACTCGCAGCCGGAGCAATGACACCTCTTGCAGCACTTGGACTCATGGTGTTCACTCTCCTTTACGTACCATGTTTCGCCTGCATAGGTGTGATTAAAAGAGAAACAGGTTCCTGGAAATGGACATTGTTCCAGCTGGTTTACGGAACCACACTGGCATGGGTATTTGCATTTGTGATATATCAGGTCGGCACACGTATGGGGCTGCTGGCCTGA
- a CDS encoding FeoC-like transcriptional regulator, which yields MVVGYRYFLRRMAKMMDSRENLTTRTIADRLNLRQDEFKDLLAIMEKKGDIECCIENAAVHECSGGCKGCSRVCAGPELSSRSMNMKSYKLTDKGRALCGEQTLN from the coding sequence ATGGTAGTAGGATACAGATATTTTCTTAGAAGAATGGCAAAGATGATGGATTCAAGAGAGAACCTTACCACACGAACCATTGCTGACAGGCTTAACCTGCGGCAGGATGAGTTCAAGGACTTGCTTGCTATCATGGAAAAAAAAGGCGACATCGAATGCTGTATTGAAAATGCGGCAGTACATGAGTGTTCAGGCGGCTGCAAAGGCTGTTCAAGGGTCTGCGCAGGCCCTGAACTTTCTTCCAGAAGCATGAATATGAAATCATACAAATTGACCGATAAAGGCAGAGCTTTGTGCGGAGAGCAGACATTAAACTGA
- a CDS encoding DUF1699 family protein, producing the protein MKIRVVSSKEEINNIGPNEEMIHLAFRPSNTDILTLITNCPDVKALHIPTSYIKTISKSTQMFLDMKGVALIEGDVWGHRKDINEYSEVSETVYERFDQFRKDGFSDDEIAAKMERELHMSTDLIKFLLKNKK; encoded by the coding sequence ATGAAAATAAGAGTTGTAAGTTCAAAAGAAGAAATCAATAACATTGGTCCAAATGAGGAAATGATTCATCTTGCCTTCAGGCCATCAAATACAGACATCTTAACACTCATAACAAACTGTCCTGATGTGAAAGCACTCCACATACCAACTTCCTATATAAAAACAATTTCCAAATCCACTCAGATGTTTTTGGATATGAAAGGCGTTGCACTCATAGAAGGTGATGTATGGGGTCATAGAAAGGACATCAATGAGTACTCTGAAGTTTCAGAAACTGTATATGAACGTTTCGATCAGTTCAGGAAAGATGGTTTTTCTGATGATGAAATTGCAGCAAAGATGGAACGAGAACTGCATATGAGCACTGATCTGATTAAGTTCCTGCTTAAAAACAAAAAGTGA
- the trpD gene encoding anthranilate phosphoribosyltransferase, which produces MKDYIKKVSEKQDLTITEAEDAITKIFTKATDAQIGGLLIALKMKGETPDEIAGFATGMKKAANTIAPKVEGALVDVVGTGGDKRNTINISTASAIVTAATGVAVAKHGNRSITSLSGSADVLRELGIKVDKAPEEVTQSIEKNGIGFMFAPIFHPAMKRVGPIRQEMGVRTVFNILGPLTNPANAKVQLVGVFDKSLCEPFAQVMKKLGVDRAMVVHGDGMDEISNFSETYVAELKDGNITTYTLTPEELGINRATPEDIAGGTPKENATDIIRILKGEKGPKRDIIVMNSAAALYVAGKAASVKEAVPMVEEVLDSGKALAKLIEFSDDDNIQGVIDEASAQS; this is translated from the coding sequence ATGAAGGACTACATCAAGAAAGTAAGTGAAAAGCAGGACCTCACAATTACAGAAGCGGAGGATGCTATCACAAAGATATTCACAAAGGCCACAGACGCACAGATAGGTGGCCTCCTCATTGCTCTTAAAATGAAGGGAGAGACCCCGGATGAGATTGCAGGTTTTGCAACCGGTATGAAAAAAGCTGCAAACACAATTGCCCCTAAAGTTGAAGGTGCACTTGTGGATGTAGTGGGAACCGGCGGAGACAAGCGTAACACCATCAATATCTCAACAGCATCTGCAATAGTTACCGCAGCAACCGGCGTGGCTGTCGCAAAGCACGGTAACCGCTCAATAACCTCACTTTCCGGTAGTGCCGATGTCCTGAGAGAACTCGGAATAAAAGTGGACAAAGCACCTGAAGAAGTAACCCAGTCTATAGAAAAGAACGGAATCGGATTCATGTTCGCACCGATCTTCCATCCTGCCATGAAAAGGGTCGGACCAATAAGACAGGAAATGGGAGTCAGGACAGTTTTCAACATTCTCGGACCACTCACCAACCCTGCTAATGCTAAAGTGCAGCTTGTAGGCGTATTTGACAAAAGTCTCTGCGAGCCCTTCGCACAGGTCATGAAAAAGCTCGGTGTTGACAGGGCAATGGTAGTTCACGGTGACGGCATGGATGAGATATCCAATTTCTCAGAAACATACGTTGCTGAACTCAAAGACGGAAACATCACTACTTACACACTCACTCCAGAAGAACTTGGAATAAACAGAGCAACTCCGGAGGATATTGCAGGCGGCACACCTAAGGAGAATGCAACAGATATCATAAGAATATTGAAGGGTGAGAAGGGACCGAAGAGAGACATCATTGTAATGAACTCGGCCGCTGCACTTTATGTTGCCGGCAAGGCAGCCTCTGTCAAAGAAGCAGTTCCTATGGTAGAGGAAGTACTTGACAGCGGCAAAGCACTGGCGAAACTCATCGAATTCAGTGATGATGACAACATTCAGGGAGTCATAGATGAAGCATCTGCCCAGAGTTAA
- a CDS encoding phosphoribosylanthranilate isomerase: MKHLPRVKICGMKTAEDIELAVSCGADAVGFITEVPVNTPRKLDAQTASELVKKVPFFVDSLLVIMPENGQEALELIEKVRPDVVQIHNNLSADEIAIIRNNTHQKIIRTFVVPVECRELPSEIIAEIDSLYENDLIDGILLDSGKAGASGGTGLVHDWSISRKIVENTEAPVILAGGLKADNVRDAVNKVMPFAVDTASGVETDGKKDPAKVCRFIKEARCING, encoded by the coding sequence ATGAAGCATCTGCCCAGAGTTAAGATATGCGGAATGAAAACTGCTGAGGATATCGAACTGGCAGTAAGCTGCGGAGCCGACGCTGTGGGTTTCATCACAGAAGTTCCTGTGAACACACCCAGGAAACTGGACGCGCAGACTGCTTCAGAACTCGTAAAGAAAGTGCCTTTCTTTGTTGACTCATTGCTTGTGATAATGCCAGAAAACGGACAGGAAGCTCTGGAACTAATTGAGAAAGTCAGGCCGGATGTAGTTCAGATTCATAACAATCTCAGCGCAGATGAAATAGCGATCATACGTAACAACACACACCAGAAGATAATCAGGACATTTGTCGTGCCGGTGGAATGCAGGGAACTGCCATCTGAAATAATAGCAGAGATAGATTCCCTCTATGAGAATGACCTGATAGACGGCATACTCCTTGATTCAGGTAAGGCAGGAGCAAGTGGCGGCACAGGACTTGTGCACGACTGGTCAATCAGCAGGAAAATAGTAGAGAACACAGAAGCTCCGGTGATACTTGCCGGAGGACTGAAAGCTGATAATGTCAGGGATGCGGTTAACAAGGTAATGCCCTTTGCCGTGGATACCGCTTCAGGTGTGGAAACAGATGGAAAGAAAGACCCTGCAAAGGTATGCAGGTTTATAAAAGAAGCAAGGTGTATCAATGGTTGA
- the trpE gene encoding anthranilate synthase component I, whose amino-acid sequence MVDFDLNIEDFKTLFENSQKPAIVQLMTKVDSICSPLQLYATLQNAGHSYLLESVEKEKRHARYSFVGYEPEMVVSIKDRYITIECQMNSELTKHIYNKLKSMGDVESLIGGKFRVKVNEGDDALAAFRKIYPTSTGTQMLNQKRFDRQTFLGGAIGYNSYDLVYDSWLDRDKKPDADVPDMHFAIMSKTFVFDHITNETYIVITPFVTESSDLADVYEHAVSEAQLMERSLQMASVISISEDIPAADTEQPVANMEQAAYEEAVKIAKQHIIDGDIFQVVPSRRYTVKMKQTPLQLYIRLRNINPSPYMYIFNFKDIGIVGASPETLMTVFDRKVITNPIAGTCPRGNNDEEDRELAQEMLSDKKERAEHVMLVDLGRNDVRMVSKGGTVKVDDLMSVVKYSHLQHIESTVSGELRDECDQFDATRAIFPAGTLSGAPKIRAMEIIDELEPESRGIYGGGVGYYSWNGDADFAIVIRTVLIKNNTAYVQAGAGIVADSDPTYEYNETERKMAAMIKAIGGKQ is encoded by the coding sequence ATGGTTGATTTTGATCTTAATATAGAGGATTTCAAAACCCTCTTTGAAAATTCACAGAAGCCTGCCATAGTGCAGCTCATGACAAAAGTGGATAGCATTTGCAGCCCGCTACAACTCTATGCAACCCTGCAGAATGCAGGACATTCCTATCTGCTTGAATCAGTTGAAAAGGAAAAAAGGCATGCAAGGTATTCATTTGTAGGTTACGAACCTGAGATGGTTGTGTCTATCAAAGACAGATATATCACAATCGAATGCCAGATGAACTCCGAACTTACAAAGCACATCTACAACAAGCTCAAGTCAATGGGAGATGTAGAATCACTTATCGGTGGTAAGTTCAGAGTAAAGGTAAACGAAGGTGACGATGCTCTGGCAGCTTTCAGGAAGATATATCCTACGAGCACCGGAACTCAGATGTTGAACCAGAAGCGCTTTGACAGGCAGACATTTCTGGGAGGAGCTATCGGTTATAACAGCTACGACCTTGTTTACGATTCATGGTTAGACCGGGACAAGAAACCTGATGCAGATGTACCTGACATGCATTTCGCAATCATGTCAAAGACCTTTGTCTTCGACCATATAACAAACGAGACATACATAGTAATCACACCCTTTGTAACTGAATCAAGTGACCTTGCGGACGTTTACGAGCATGCTGTATCTGAAGCTCAACTCATGGAAAGATCACTTCAAATGGCTTCAGTCATAAGTATCAGTGAGGATATTCCTGCAGCAGATACTGAACAGCCGGTTGCCAATATGGAGCAGGCGGCCTATGAAGAAGCTGTGAAAATTGCAAAACAGCACATCATTGACGGTGATATTTTCCAGGTAGTCCCTTCACGCAGATACACTGTGAAAATGAAGCAGACACCACTGCAACTCTACATCAGACTCAGGAACATCAATCCGAGTCCTTACATGTATATCTTCAACTTCAAGGATATCGGTATCGTGGGTGCAAGCCCCGAAACACTTATGACAGTCTTTGACAGGAAAGTCATCACAAATCCTATTGCAGGAACCTGTCCACGTGGAAATAATGATGAAGAGGACAGAGAACTTGCACAGGAGATGCTAAGCGACAAGAAAGAACGTGCAGAACACGTGATGCTTGTTGACCTTGGACGCAATGATGTCAGAATGGTCTCAAAAGGCGGGACCGTTAAAGTTGATGACCTTATGAGCGTGGTTAAGTATTCCCACCTCCAGCACATCGAAAGTACAGTCAGCGGCGAACTCAGGGACGAATGTGACCAGTTCGATGCTACACGTGCCATATTCCCTGCCGGAACACTTTCCGGTGCACCAAAGATAAGGGCAATGGAAATAATAGATGAACTTGAACCTGAGTCAAGAGGCATCTATGGCGGCGGCGTGGGTTACTATTCATGGAATGGAGACGCAGACTTTGCAATTGTTATAAGGACAGTTCTTATCAAGAATAACACAGCTTACGTACAGGCAGGAGCCGGTATTGTAGCTGACTCGGACCCGACATACGAATACAACGAAACCGAAAGGAAAATGGCTGCAATGATAAAGGCCATAGGAGGAAAACAATGA
- a CDS encoding anthranilate synthase component II has protein sequence MKVLFINNKDSFVWNLVDYVSIYEPDTMVVPNTISLEEVKEINPDAIVISPGPGTPHKAEDIGSCLDVIREFGPEKPVLGVCLGHQAINTAFGGTIGHAKGGPIHGKTSDISHEESPLFEGLDDKFKGGRYHSLAIEKLADDLKVTAKTDDDIIMAVEHKEYPVYGVQFHPESILTEEGLWIVKNFLKIAEQMQKN, from the coding sequence ATGAAGGTATTGTTCATAAACAACAAGGATTCTTTTGTCTGGAATCTTGTGGACTATGTGTCCATATACGAACCTGATACCATGGTCGTTCCTAACACCATTTCCCTTGAAGAAGTAAAGGAAATCAACCCTGATGCAATCGTGATTTCCCCGGGACCTGGCACACCTCACAAAGCAGAAGATATTGGTTCATGCCTTGATGTTATCAGGGAATTTGGTCCTGAAAAACCTGTACTCGGAGTTTGTCTTGGCCACCAGGCGATAAATACCGCGTTTGGCGGAACCATCGGACATGCAAAGGGTGGCCCGATTCATGGAAAAACATCTGATATCAGTCATGAGGAATCTCCGCTTTTTGAAGGACTTGATGACAAGTTTAAGGGTGGAAGATACCATTCACTTGCCATTGAGAAACTGGCAGATGACCTCAAAGTCACTGCAAAGACAGATGATGATATAATCATGGCAGTTGAACACAAAGAATATCCAGTGTACGGTGTACAATTCCATCCGGAATCCATACTTACCGAAGAAGGATTGTGGATTGTCAAGAATTTCCTGAAAATTGCTGAACAGATGCAAAAGAACTAG
- a CDS encoding DUF1328 domain-containing protein, translating to MASLIGLSIAFLVLALVAYIFGARGIAGLSMEIAKWLVVIFVILAIISFFF from the coding sequence ATGGCGTCTTTAATAGGACTTTCTATAGCATTTCTAGTATTGGCCCTGGTAGCTTACATTTTTGGAGCAAGAGGAATTGCTGGTTTGTCTATGGAAATTGCAAAATGGCTGGTAGTTATCTTTGTGATACTTGCGATCATATCTTTTTTCTTCTAA
- a CDS encoding adenylate kinase family protein gives MLIGITGTPGTGKTSVTKLLEKERFYQVIHLNELIKEEKLYSEVDSERDCVVADMDRVYDRVLELHDRSYPVTIVDSHLSHHIADIVIVLRTDPAILRGRLEKRNYSEEKVKENLEAEALDIILAESVEWCEKVFELDTSGESADNTEKAIMRIIRGLRNGNTEELEEEFRPGSVDWFDYPFD, from the coding sequence ATGCTTATCGGTATCACAGGAACTCCGGGAACTGGAAAAACATCCGTGACAAAACTGCTTGAAAAGGAGCGGTTTTATCAGGTAATCCATCTCAATGAACTGATAAAAGAAGAAAAACTTTACTCTGAAGTTGATTCGGAAAGAGACTGTGTTGTTGCTGATATGGACAGGGTTTATGACAGAGTCCTTGAGCTTCATGACAGGTCATATCCTGTAACGATAGTTGATAGTCACCTCTCCCACCACATTGCTGATATTGTTATTGTACTGAGAACTGACCCTGCAATACTAAGAGGAAGACTTGAAAAAAGGAATTACTCCGAAGAAAAAGTAAAGGAAAATCTCGAAGCTGAGGCTCTTGATATAATCCTTGCAGAATCAGTGGAGTGGTGTGAAAAAGTCTTTGAACTTGATACTAGCGGAGAAAGTGCAGACAATACAGAGAAGGCTATCATGCGAATAATCCGGGGACTGCGAAACGGCAATACAGAAGAACTTGAAGAGGAATTCAGGCCGGGATCTGTTGACTGGTTTGACTATCCATTTGACTGA
- a CDS encoding sensor histidine kinase, which produces MEQNSDLRILFVEDVPSDTELAERILRKDGLIFSSIRVETADEFLKQLDEFKPHLIISDYSLPVFDGMRALKLLLEYDSSIPFIVFTGSLNEETAVKCMKEGATDYVLKDRIKRLPYSVREALDKKEALVAKEVAEDSLKASEERLKLAMEVSGQGFWDWDMDTDKVYFSKGWYSMFGYNPGDLPETFDAWKSILHPEDQDVVISRLLDNLRNREPFQMDFRMCSSDGTWIWITGHGKPFDIDKNNVPHRSIGTCINITDRKLAEEQMLRARIAAEEANQYKNELLANITHELKTPLSSVIGFSDVLLEGVSGQLNESQQEYISIINKSGARLLELVNRMLDLSMIESGRMDLSYESFSPDYVLSIVLKRSSSLAAKKNICVNSAIDPGLEEIIADADKVTEMLYNVVENSIKFTPEGGKISISVKENSDYVYFGVSDTGIGIEKKNMERIFEPFVQLDGSVSRKHGGVGLGLMLVREYVKMHNGDIQVESEYGKGTTFTLKLPRVPENLKQNMQASLVGN; this is translated from the coding sequence ATGGAGCAAAATTCTGATTTGCGAATACTGTTCGTAGAGGATGTCCCTTCTGATACGGAGCTGGCAGAGAGGATACTGCGGAAAGATGGATTGATTTTTAGCTCCATAAGAGTAGAGACTGCCGATGAATTCCTGAAACAGTTAGATGAATTCAAACCCCACCTGATTATTTCCGATTACAGCCTTCCTGTTTTTGATGGCATGAGGGCACTCAAATTGCTTCTGGAATATGATAGCAGCATTCCGTTTATAGTTTTCACTGGCTCCCTCAATGAGGAAACAGCAGTAAAATGTATGAAAGAAGGTGCGACGGATTATGTTCTCAAGGATCGTATCAAAAGATTGCCTTATTCAGTAAGGGAAGCTCTTGATAAAAAAGAAGCTCTTGTGGCAAAAGAAGTTGCAGAAGATTCCCTCAAGGCAAGTGAGGAACGATTAAAGCTTGCTATGGAAGTTTCAGGTCAGGGTTTCTGGGACTGGGATATGGATACTGATAAAGTATATTTCAGTAAGGGCTGGTATTCCATGTTTGGATATAATCCTGGTGACCTGCCGGAAACATTTGATGCATGGAAATCAATTTTACATCCGGAAGATCAGGATGTTGTCATTTCCAGATTACTTGATAATCTGCGAAACAGGGAGCCATTCCAGATGGATTTCAGGATGTGCTCAAGTGATGGCACATGGATATGGATTACAGGTCATGGGAAACCCTTTGATATTGATAAAAACAATGTTCCTCACAGGTCTATTGGAACCTGTATTAATATAACAGACAGAAAACTTGCCGAGGAGCAGATGCTAAGAGCAAGAATTGCTGCTGAGGAGGCTAACCAGTATAAAAATGAGCTGCTGGCCAACATTACCCACGAACTTAAAACTCCTCTGAGTTCTGTTATCGGCTTTTCCGATGTATTGCTGGAAGGTGTATCCGGCCAACTGAATGAGTCACAGCAGGAGTATATTTCAATAATCAACAAAAGTGGAGCCAGGTTACTTGAGCTTGTTAACAGGATGCTGGATTTATCCATGATAGAATCAGGTCGGATGGATTTGAGCTATGAAAGTTTCAGTCCTGATTATGTTCTTTCTATTGTTCTTAAAAGGTCAAGTTCACTGGCTGCCAAAAAGAATATTTGTGTAAATTCAGCTATCGACCCCGGTCTTGAAGAAATAATAGCTGATGCCGATAAGGTTACCGAGATGCTTTACAATGTCGTGGAAAACTCAATTAAATTTACTCCGGAAGGCGGTAAGATATCAATATCTGTAAAGGAAAATTCTGATTATGTTTATTTTGGAGTTTCTGATACGGGAATTGGAATTGAGAAAAAAAATATGGAAAGAATATTCGAACCTTTTGTACAGTTAGATGGTTCTGTAAGCCGCAAACATGGCGGTGTGGGGCTGGGCCTGATGCTTGTCAGGGAATATGTAAAAATGCATAACGGCGACATTCAGGTCGAAAGTGAATATGGCAAAGGAACTACATTCACGCTTAAACTACCCAGAGTTCCTGAAAACCTGAAACAGAATATGCAGGCAAGTCTTGTTGGGAATTAA
- a CDS encoding response regulator, translating into MFAENEVEIVLVEDNPNDRELALRALKKNKIANNIVVLEDGEQAIDYLYGRGEFGDRDINVNPRLVLLDLKLPKMDGLDVLKVIKSDPDKKMIPVVMLTSSKEESDVVESYRLGVNSYIVKPVDFDNFVEAIRNIGFYWLLMNESPNKKE; encoded by the coding sequence ATGTTTGCGGAGAATGAAGTTGAGATAGTACTTGTAGAGGACAATCCCAATGACAGGGAATTGGCTCTCAGGGCATTGAAAAAGAACAAGATAGCTAATAATATTGTTGTTCTTGAAGATGGGGAACAGGCTATTGATTATCTTTATGGCAGGGGGGAATTTGGAGATCGTGATATAAATGTAAATCCCCGTCTTGTTTTACTTGACCTAAAACTTCCAAAAATGGATGGTCTTGATGTTCTAAAAGTAATAAAAAGCGATCCGGATAAAAAAATGATTCCTGTTGTGATGTTAACCTCATCAAAAGAAGAATCTGATGTTGTTGAAAGCTATCGGCTTGGGGTTAACAGTTATATTGTAAAACCAGTAGATTTCGATAATTTCGTGGAAGCAATACGCAATATTGGTTTTTACTGGCTATTGATGAATGAAAGCCCTAACAAGAAGGAGTGA